CGCCTGCACTGCCCCCTCGGTGACTCCGTGCGACTTGGTCGCCGCTGGGATGACCCGCTCGAGGTAGAGCTCGACGTCGGTCCACGCGCTCGCAAGCTCGTCCTTGGAGAGGTCGGACCTCCAGTGCTGATCGAAACCGTACTTCGACTTCTTGCTCCAAGTGTCGTGGGCGCTGAGCCGAAATCCTCGTGACCGATCCTCGACGTTCAGAACCGCGGTGAGGCCGGCATAAACGGTTGCCCATTGCCGACCGGTCTTCGCATCCTTCCGAAACTGCAGATCGAGCGGAAATGCCGCATCACGGGCCATCGGCGCCAGTGATGCCGCTACCCCACCCCCCAGGAAATGGCTCAGGAACTCTCCTGTGACGACGCGGTCGTATCTGATCTCGAAGTCTTGCCTGGCCATTCGCCCAGTCCCCTCGTTGCAAGATGACCCCTGTCTCCGGCAACCCTCGCTCATGCACGCGCACGTTGGCCCCTAAAGGTCCCATTTCTTCGCTCGAACCGGCGGCGCCGCTACCAACGTCGTGGCCGCTCCACATAGCGCGGTGGGTGCGAGCCGTGTACACCCGTGGCACGCGCGCTGGCGTCCTCCGAACAAGACGCACCCAACACCGCCACTGGAGGAGCCGAGTAGTGGCTCCTGATCGCCACCCGCGCCCTCCGCAGAAGACGCCAAACCTCGGGGGCTGCGAAGTGATTGGGCCTTCGGTTGTGCGTCATTCCGCCGCGAATGCAGCGGCGCGGCTTGCCGCCACCTGGCGGCGTGCAGCCGAGCGTCAGCGGAGCCCACCCTTCCGGGGCACTGGACAGCCCACGACCGAGGTGCCAACTCAGAGCCTCGACCCGATCCGCCGGTTCTCGCAGCGTCGCGCTGATGCCCCCAGTGCGGCGCCGGGAGGGCGAGCGATCGTTCCTAGCCGGTGCCGTCCAAGATCAGTCGCGCAGCCTCGTCCGGGGCGTCCCACTGCGGGAAGTGACCGCACCGCTCGAACCAGTGCAGAACCGCGTCGGGGAACAACTCCGTTGCGCGGCCGGCCTGCCCCGGCACGGTCACCAAATCGCGCCGACCCCAACCGATCGTGACCCGACCAGGCACCGTGCCTGCCGGAGCGCCTTGCTGCTTGGGTCCCTTGGTCAGAGCGTCCATCGCCGCGCCGGTCGAAGGCGCGTCGGCCAGCCCCCGCACATCGGGCAGAACGGTGTCACGCGAGAGCGCCCAGGGCCGCGCCGACAGTTGCGCCAACAGCACGGTTCTGCCTGCTCGGGTGTCGAGCAGAGTCGGCAAGGTGGCCCGCATCGCGCGGACCAAGGCGATCGATGGCCGCAACGTGGCGCTGAAGACCTGACGCTCGCGGTCGCTCCAGAAGCCGCCCGGGTCGAGCGCCACGGTGTCGCCACCAACCCCTCGCCGCGCGAGCTCAAGGACTATCCGACCGCCCATCGACTGCCCGGCGGTTGCGACCCCGTCCAACCCCTGCTCACGGATGAAGTCCGCGACGGAGTCGGTCAAGGTCGCGATCGAGACCTCGCCGGGCAACGGCGGCGTCTCACCGAATCCCGGCAGGTCCACGGCGATCACCTCACGGCGCTCCGCCAGCGCATCCATGATCGGAAGCCAAGATCTCCACCCCGCCCCCAGACCGTGCACCAGCAACAATGGGGTGCCGCTTCCGCGTCTCACGTGGTTCAAGGTCACTTCGGGAACGCTATCTCGCGCAACCTGAGTGTCCGGTCGTCCGATACCTGTGCATCGGTGCAGTGAGCGGACATCCCGCGCCGACGCTGACCCGCGGAGCCCGGTCGAACCTTCTCGGAGGTAGGCACGTGGGCAAGCGTCAACAGTCTCGTCCGCTGACGCACCTGAGGCACACTGCTGGAGTGTCCGACCCGCTGCGCAGCCTGCTCGCCGCGCCGCCGGACCTCCCGGTCACCGCTGGCCTGGCCGCTCTCGACCAGGTGCTTCGCGACCGCGGAGTCGCGGTGGTCCAGGCACCGCCGGGCACCGGCAAGACGACCTTGGTCCCACCCGCGGTCGCCGATGTCGTCGCCGGACGGGTTGTCGTCACGCAGCCCAACCGCATCGCCGCCCGTGCGGCTGCCCGCCGGCTGGCGCACCTGCTGGGCGAGCCCGTCGGGGAGACGGTCGGGTTCTCCGTGCGCGGAGAGCGGCGCACCGGTCGACGTACGCGTGTCGAGGTGGTCACGACCGGTCTGCTGCTCCGGCGGATCCAGCACGATCCCGAGCTGGCCGGCGTCGGGGCCGTCGTGCTCGACGAGGTGCACGAGCGCCACCTCGACGCCGACCTGACTCTGGCACTGCTGGTCGACATCCGGGCCAACCTGCGCGAGGACCTGTCGCTGGTGGCGATGTCGGCCACCATCGAGGCCGAGCGGACGGCCGCGCTGCTCGGTGGGGCCGACGAGCCTGATGGTCCCGACGATCCCCGGGGCGCTCCGGTCATCCGCGTCCCCGGTGCACTGCATCCGGTGCAGGCGGTCTGGTGCCCGTTGCCTGCGGGGTTGCGCCGCACCGACGACCGCGGGATCACCCCGGCCTTCCACGACCACGTCGCCGCGACCGTACGATGTGCGCTGGCTGAGCACGAGGGTGACGTCCTGGTCTTCGTGCCGGGGGTCGCGGAGGTCGAGGCGACCGTACGGCGCCTGGCTGGCGTGGACGCCTCGGTGCACGCCCTGCACGGACGCCTTTCCGGCGCCGAGCAGGACCGTGTGCTCAGTGAGGGCCCGCGTCGACGGGTGATCGTCTCGACCGCTGTCGCCGAGTCGTCGCTGACGGTGCCCGGGGTGCGGGTCGTGGTGGACGCCGGGTTCTCGCGCGAGCCGCGCACCGACCACCGTCGTGGACTGGCGTCCCTCGTCACGGTCGCGGTGAGCCGAGCGGCGGCCGAGCAGCGGGCGGGACGGGCCGGACGGCTGGGGCCGGGTGCCGTGCTGCGTTGCTGGTCCGAGGCGGAGCACGCGCACCTGGCCGCCCACCCCGAGCCCGAGATCGCCACCGCCGATCTCACGGCCTTCGCCGTTGAGGTGGCGTGCTGGGGAGGCGACATGGGTGACCTGGCCCTGCTCGACCAGCCGCCGGCCCACGCGCTGGCAGCCGCCCGGGATGTCCTGGTGGACCTGGGGGCGATGACGGAGGACGGAAGAGCCACCCCACGGGGTCGGGTGATCGCTGACGTGCCGGTCGATCCCCGGCTGGCGCGCGCCCTCATCGACGGCGCCGAGCTTGTCGGAGCCCGGCGGGCCGCAGAGGTGGTCGCGATGCTGAGCGAGGACGTGCGCGCTCCCGGCGGCGACCTCGTGGCTGGTCTCCGGTCGTTGCGCGGCAGCAGGTCGGCGGGCGCGTGGCGCAGCCAGGTCACCCGGCTGGAGAAGATCGCGGAGAAGTACGGCGCCGCCGGCGACCGGAAAGAGGCGGCGCACGCTTGGGCCCTCACCGAAGACGTGGCCGTGGGGCTGGTCGTGGGTCTGGCGCACCCGGACCGGATCGCGCGCAAGCGTTCCGGTGGCTCGAGCTACCTGATGACGTCCGGGACGGGTGCGGCGCTCGACCCGCGTGCTACGGGTCCGCTGGTCGGTCTGGAGTGGCTGGCGGTCGGTGACGCGGAGCGGCGTACCGGGGCGCGTGAGGCCCGGATCCGATCGGCCGCCCCGCTCACCGAGGACCTGGCGCTCGAGGTGGCGGCCGCCCAGTGGCGGGAGGTGGACGAGGTGACCTGGACCGGAGGGCGGGTGCTCGCCCGCCGACGCACGATGCTGGGCGCGATCGAGCTCGCCTCCGTCCCGCTCGCCGATCGCCGGTGGAGGCGGTGACCGACGCGATCCGGGAGGCGTTGGCGAGCGAGGGGATCGGTCTCCTCCCCTGGACCGACGCGGCGACGGCGCTACGTGCACGTCTCGACTTCCTGCACCGCGCGCTCGGTGACCCGTGGCCCGACGTGAGCGACGAGGCACTGACGCAGAACCTCGAGTCGTGGCTCGGGCCGCAGCTGGCGCGGGTCCGCTCGGCGGCTCACCTTCGTCGCATCGACGTGGCTGCCGCGCTGCGCGCGACGCTGCCGTGGCCGCAAGCGGGAAGGCTCGACGAGCTGGCACCGGAGCGGGTGCAGGTCCCCAGCGGGTCGAACGTGCGGATCGACTACTCCGCCGAGCAGCCCGTGCTCGCCGTACGACTGCAAGAGGTCTTCGGCTGGACCGCAGCGCCGGCCCTCGCCGACGGTCGCGTCCCCCTCCTGCTGCACCTGCTCTCACCTGCACGGCGCCCAGCAGCCGTCACGGCAGACCTGGAGTCCTTCTGGGTCAACGGCTACCCGGGCGTCCGGGCTGACCTCCGGGGGCGGTATCCCAAGCACGCCTGGCCCGAGGACCCGCTCAAGGAGCCGGCCACCGCGCGGACGAAGAACCCTC
This DNA window, taken from Nocardioides sp. HDW12B, encodes the following:
- a CDS encoding alpha/beta fold hydrolase, which produces MTLNHVRRGSGTPLLLVHGLGAGWRSWLPIMDALAERREVIAVDLPGFGETPPLPGEVSIATLTDSVADFIREQGLDGVATAGQSMGGRIVLELARRGVGGDTVALDPGGFWSDRERQVFSATLRPSIALVRAMRATLPTLLDTRAGRTVLLAQLSARPWALSRDTVLPDVRGLADAPSTGAAMDALTKGPKQQGAPAGTVPGRVTIGWGRRDLVTVPGQAGRATELFPDAVLHWFERCGHFPQWDAPDEAARLILDGTG
- a CDS encoding ATP-dependent helicase C-terminal domain-containing protein, with product MTDAIREALASEGIGLLPWTDAATALRARLDFLHRALGDPWPDVSDEALTQNLESWLGPQLARVRSAAHLRRIDVAAALRATLPWPQAGRLDELAPERVQVPSGSNVRIDYSAEQPVLAVRLQEVFGWTAAPALADGRVPLLLHLLSPARRPAAVTADLESFWVNGYPGVRADLRGRYPKHAWPEDPLKEPATARTKNPRPRG
- a CDS encoding helicase-related protein, which gives rise to MSDPLRSLLAAPPDLPVTAGLAALDQVLRDRGVAVVQAPPGTGKTTLVPPAVADVVAGRVVVTQPNRIAARAAARRLAHLLGEPVGETVGFSVRGERRTGRRTRVEVVTTGLLLRRIQHDPELAGVGAVVLDEVHERHLDADLTLALLVDIRANLREDLSLVAMSATIEAERTAALLGGADEPDGPDDPRGAPVIRVPGALHPVQAVWCPLPAGLRRTDDRGITPAFHDHVAATVRCALAEHEGDVLVFVPGVAEVEATVRRLAGVDASVHALHGRLSGAEQDRVLSEGPRRRVIVSTAVAESSLTVPGVRVVVDAGFSREPRTDHRRGLASLVTVAVSRAAAEQRAGRAGRLGPGAVLRCWSEAEHAHLAAHPEPEIATADLTAFAVEVACWGGDMGDLALLDQPPAHALAAARDVLVDLGAMTEDGRATPRGRVIADVPVDPRLARALIDGAELVGARRAAEVVAMLSEDVRAPGGDLVAGLRSLRGSRSAGAWRSQVTRLEKIAEKYGAAGDRKEAAHAWALTEDVAVGLVVGLAHPDRIARKRSGGSSYLMTSGTGAALDPRATGPLVGLEWLAVGDAERRTGAREARIRSAAPLTEDLALEVAAAQWREVDEVTWTGGRVLARRRTMLGAIELASVPLADRRWRR